A section of the Streptomyces xinghaiensis S187 genome encodes:
- a CDS encoding VWA domain-containing protein produces the protein MGIRSLLRNVFSRSRAGREEQAPPAAGTAGATDATGTAAPAGGAGESGGPAVPEQSRGAAEPAGAEGSVPDRSRRAAGSDGTGPAGEPEPEKDKEKETGGISAELMSAFDQPRTPEQRTAASEDAKDAASGKATGGKAAEPAGTTPADATADSADSAATSGAGPAAEANRAAEDAIAEAGSLSAGAVPEPVTGPAGQGTGGAGDKTGGTGRDLAAEGSAEARAEVDAVTATVAELSGDAPSEPVKDARAEADEATEGKPAPGTEAGAGDAADEAKAEAASLAGDNDPTAPDPGAGPEKTPAAAAKKATAAKKTAAPKTAPKKEAAPATAPEPERPATEDTGTAGKDAGPAAGAVPPEKLRKTAPGLVSLYKAASAALDKEGLAGQRAAVYLVLDRSGSMRGYYKDGTVQHLAEQALGLSANLDDDGTVPVVFFSTDIDGTADIALDDYKGRIEALHADLGHMGRTNYHRAIETVVEHYKKSGSTAPAFVIFQTDGAPTSKAAAEKALCEAAELPLFWQFIGFGETDAKGFDFLRKLDNLAVPERRKADNAGFFHAGPEPKKLTNRKLYEQLLAEFPKWLEEAREKGILG, from the coding sequence ATGGGCATTCGGAGTCTGCTGCGGAATGTGTTCAGCCGGTCCCGGGCGGGGCGGGAGGAACAGGCACCCCCGGCGGCCGGTACGGCCGGCGCGACGGACGCCACCGGCACGGCCGCTCCGGCCGGCGGCGCCGGCGAGAGCGGCGGCCCGGCCGTACCGGAACAGTCCCGGGGAGCCGCCGAACCGGCGGGCGCCGAGGGCTCCGTCCCGGACCGGTCCCGCCGTGCCGCCGGGTCCGACGGCACCGGCCCGGCCGGCGAGCCGGAGCCGGAGAAGGACAAGGAGAAGGAGACCGGCGGGATCAGCGCCGAGCTGATGTCGGCCTTCGACCAGCCCCGGACCCCCGAACAGCGGACGGCGGCTTCGGAGGACGCGAAGGACGCGGCGTCCGGCAAGGCCACCGGCGGCAAGGCCGCTGAGCCCGCCGGCACCACCCCCGCCGATGCCACCGCCGACAGCGCCGACAGCGCCGCGACGAGCGGGGCCGGCCCCGCGGCCGAGGCCAACCGGGCCGCCGAGGACGCCATCGCGGAGGCCGGGTCCCTCTCCGCCGGCGCCGTTCCGGAGCCCGTCACCGGACCCGCCGGCCAGGGCACCGGCGGTGCCGGGGACAAGACCGGGGGCACCGGCCGGGATCTCGCGGCGGAGGGTTCCGCCGAGGCGCGGGCGGAGGTCGACGCCGTGACGGCCACGGTCGCCGAGCTCTCGGGCGACGCACCGTCCGAGCCGGTGAAGGACGCCCGGGCCGAGGCCGACGAGGCCACCGAGGGCAAGCCGGCCCCCGGCACCGAGGCCGGGGCCGGGGACGCCGCCGACGAGGCCAAGGCGGAGGCCGCCTCGCTCGCCGGCGACAACGACCCCACCGCCCCGGACCCGGGCGCCGGGCCGGAGAAGACCCCGGCCGCCGCGGCGAAGAAGGCGACCGCCGCCAAGAAGACGGCCGCCCCGAAGACGGCCCCGAAGAAGGAGGCCGCACCCGCGACGGCGCCCGAGCCGGAGCGGCCCGCGACGGAGGACACCGGCACGGCCGGGAAGGATGCCGGCCCCGCGGCCGGGGCCGTCCCGCCGGAGAAGCTCCGGAAGACCGCCCCCGGCCTGGTCAGCCTCTACAAGGCCGCGTCGGCGGCCCTCGACAAGGAGGGCCTGGCCGGACAGCGCGCCGCCGTCTACCTCGTCCTGGACCGCTCCGGCTCCATGCGCGGCTACTACAAGGACGGCACCGTCCAGCACCTCGCCGAGCAGGCCCTCGGCCTCTCCGCCAACCTGGACGACGACGGCACCGTCCCCGTGGTGTTCTTCTCCACCGACATCGACGGCACCGCCGACATCGCCCTCGACGACTACAAGGGCCGTATCGAGGCGCTCCACGCGGACCTCGGCCACATGGGCCGGACGAACTACCACCGCGCCATCGAGACCGTCGTCGAGCACTACAAGAAGTCCGGCTCCACCGCCCCGGCCTTCGTCATCTTCCAGACCGACGGCGCCCCCACGAGCAAGGCGGCCGCCGAAAAGGCGCTGTGCGAGGCGGCCGAGCTCCCGCTCTTCTGGCAGTTCATCGGCTTCGGCGAGACGGACGCCAAGGGCTTCGACTTCCTCCGGAAGCTCGACAACCTGGCCGTGCCGGAGCGGCGGAAGGCCGACAACGCCGGCTTCTTCCACGCCGGTCCGGAGCCGAAGAAGCTCACCAACCGCAAGCTGTACGAGCAGCTGCTCGCCGAGTTCCCGAAGTGGCTGGAGGAGGCCCGGGAGAAGGGCATCCTCGGCTGA
- the aspS gene encoding aspartate--tRNA ligase — protein sequence MHRYRSHTCGELRAADVDTEVRLSGWLHNRRDLGGILFVDLRDHYGLVQLVARPGTPANEALGSLTKETVVRIDGRVSARGAENVNPDLPTGEIEIEVDGVEVLGEAEPLPFTINAEDGVNEERRLEYRFLDLRRERMHRNIVLRSQVIAYLRREMTALGFMDMATPILSATSPEGARDFLVPSRLHAGKFYALPQAPQQFKQLLMIAGFDRYFQIAPCFRDEDARADRSPGEFYQLDIEMSFVEQEDVFGVIEKVMTDLFTEFGQGREVTSPFPRIPFREALLKYGSDKPDLRAGLELTDVSHIFADSGFKAFAGKHVRALAVPDTAEQPRKFFDQMGEFAVEQGAKGLAWVRIGEDAKLTGPIAKFLTEDDTERLIAEVGGKPGTAVFFGAGEFDEVSKIMGAVRVEAARRAGHFEENVFRFCWIVDFPMFEKNEDTGEIEFSHNPFSMPQGGLEALREKDPLDILAWQYDIVCNGVELSSGAIRNHEPDVMYEAFGIAGYSRDEVEREFGGMLRAFKFGAPPHGGIAPGVDRMVMLLADEPNIRETIAFPLNGNAQDLLMGAPTEVEEARLRELHLSLRKPQVKQER from the coding sequence ATGCATCGGTACCGGTCCCACACCTGCGGCGAACTCCGCGCCGCTGACGTCGACACCGAGGTGCGACTGAGCGGCTGGCTGCACAATCGTCGCGATCTGGGCGGCATCCTCTTCGTCGATCTCCGCGACCACTACGGCCTGGTCCAGCTCGTGGCCCGGCCGGGCACGCCGGCCAACGAGGCGCTGGGCTCGCTGACCAAGGAGACCGTCGTACGGATCGACGGCCGGGTCAGCGCCCGCGGCGCCGAGAACGTCAACCCCGACCTGCCGACCGGCGAGATCGAGATCGAGGTCGACGGGGTCGAGGTGCTGGGCGAGGCCGAGCCGCTGCCGTTCACGATCAACGCTGAGGACGGGGTGAACGAGGAGCGCCGGCTGGAGTACCGCTTCCTCGACCTGCGCCGCGAGCGCATGCACCGCAACATCGTCCTGCGCTCCCAGGTGATCGCCTACCTCCGCCGGGAGATGACCGCCCTCGGCTTCATGGACATGGCGACGCCGATCCTCTCGGCCACCTCGCCCGAGGGCGCCCGCGACTTCCTCGTCCCCTCCCGGCTGCACGCCGGCAAGTTCTACGCGCTGCCGCAGGCCCCGCAGCAGTTCAAGCAGCTGCTGATGATCGCGGGCTTCGACCGCTACTTCCAGATCGCCCCCTGCTTCCGCGACGAGGACGCCCGCGCCGACCGTTCGCCGGGCGAGTTCTACCAGCTCGACATCGAGATGAGCTTCGTCGAGCAGGAGGACGTCTTCGGGGTCATCGAGAAGGTGATGACGGACCTGTTCACCGAGTTCGGGCAGGGCCGCGAGGTCACCTCGCCGTTCCCGCGCATCCCCTTCCGCGAGGCGCTGCTCAAGTACGGCAGCGACAAGCCGGACCTGCGCGCCGGGCTGGAGCTCACCGACGTCTCGCACATCTTCGCGGACTCGGGCTTCAAGGCCTTCGCCGGCAAGCACGTCCGCGCGCTGGCCGTACCGGACACCGCGGAGCAGCCGCGGAAGTTCTTCGACCAGATGGGCGAGTTCGCCGTCGAGCAGGGCGCCAAGGGCCTGGCCTGGGTCCGGATCGGCGAGGACGCGAAGCTCACCGGCCCGATCGCGAAGTTCCTCACCGAGGACGACACCGAGCGGCTGATCGCCGAGGTCGGCGGCAAGCCCGGCACCGCGGTGTTCTTCGGCGCCGGCGAGTTCGACGAGGTCTCGAAGATCATGGGCGCCGTCCGCGTCGAGGCCGCCCGCCGGGCCGGGCACTTCGAGGAGAACGTCTTCCGCTTCTGCTGGATCGTCGACTTCCCGATGTTCGAGAAGAACGAGGACACCGGCGAGATCGAGTTCTCCCACAACCCCTTCTCCATGCCGCAGGGCGGCCTGGAGGCGCTCCGGGAGAAGGACCCGCTGGACATCCTCGCCTGGCAGTACGACATCGTCTGCAACGGCGTGGAGCTGTCCTCCGGCGCCATCCGGAACCACGAGCCCGACGTCATGTACGAGGCCTTCGGGATCGCCGGTTACTCCCGGGACGAGGTCGAGCGCGAGTTCGGCGGCATGCTGCGCGCCTTCAAGTTCGGCGCCCCGCCGCACGGCGGCATCGCCCCGGGCGTGGACCGCATGGTGATGCTGCTGGCCGACGAGCCCAACATCCGCGAGACCATCGCCTTCCCGCTCAACGGCAACGCCCAGGACCTGCTGATGGGCGCCCCGACCGAGGTCGAGGAGGCCCGCCTCCGGGAGCTCCACCTCAGCCTGCGGAAGCCGCAGGTGAAGCAGGAGCGGTAA
- the ligD gene encoding non-homologous end-joining DNA ligase, which yields MSDTSEIRIGRRTLTLHRPDKVLFPDDGITKADLVEHYRSVSRRMLPQLRERPLMMVRHPDGIDGEPLVQKNIPGHFPDWVHRAEVRRESGGTVTHVVCDDAATLVYLADQACVTPHRWLSRADRPDHPDRLVLDLDPSDGSGFEDVRWAAHRVCELLDGLGLPTLLMTTGSSGLHVVVPLDRQADFGTVRAFAGRVAGLLAERHPGRLTTEQRKAERKDRVYLDIQRNAYAQTAVAPYAVRALPGAPVATPIARRELDDPELHARRWTLATIGERLAGDDPWAGMPRRGRTLRTAERRLAEM from the coding sequence GTGAGCGATACGAGCGAGATCCGGATCGGCAGGCGGACCCTCACCCTTCACCGTCCGGACAAGGTCCTCTTCCCCGACGACGGCATCACCAAGGCGGACCTCGTCGAGCACTACCGTTCGGTCTCCCGGCGGATGCTGCCCCAGCTGCGGGAGCGTCCGCTGATGATGGTCCGCCACCCCGACGGCATCGACGGCGAGCCGCTGGTCCAGAAGAACATCCCGGGCCACTTCCCGGACTGGGTGCACCGGGCCGAGGTCCGCAGGGAGAGCGGCGGCACCGTCACCCATGTGGTCTGCGACGACGCCGCCACCCTGGTCTACCTCGCCGACCAGGCCTGCGTCACCCCGCACCGCTGGCTCTCCCGCGCCGACCGGCCGGACCACCCGGACCGGCTCGTCCTCGACCTCGACCCGTCCGACGGCTCCGGGTTCGAGGACGTGCGCTGGGCCGCCCACCGGGTGTGCGAACTGCTCGACGGACTCGGGCTCCCCACCCTGCTGATGACGACCGGGTCGAGCGGCCTGCACGTCGTCGTACCCCTGGACCGGCAGGCGGACTTCGGCACGGTACGGGCCTTCGCGGGCCGCGTGGCCGGACTGCTGGCGGAGCGGCACCCCGGCCGGCTCACCACCGAGCAGCGCAAGGCCGAACGCAAGGACCGGGTCTACCTGGACATCCAGCGCAACGCCTACGCGCAGACGGCGGTCGCCCCGTACGCGGTGCGCGCGCTCCCCGGGGCGCCGGTCGCCACGCCGATAGCCCGCCGGGAGCTGGACGACCCGGAGCTCCACGCCCGCCGCTGGACGCTGGCCACCATCGGCGAGCGGCTGGCCGGCGACGACCCCTGGGCCGGGATGCCGCGCCGGGGGCGCACCCTGCGGACCGCGGAGCGGCGGCTCGCGGAGATGTGA
- a CDS encoding type II toxin-antitoxin system VapC family toxin: MIVVDASVYAFSLLDEGPTGDRCREALAADDRWISPEHWTVEVMSVIRGNLLGGKITREHAVDAVSALSQLSPVVPLTRVLLQRVWEFHGNLTMYDATYVAAAEAYDCALLTADGRLARAPGLRCPVRVID; the protein is encoded by the coding sequence GTGATCGTTGTCGATGCCTCCGTTTACGCCTTCTCACTCCTGGACGAGGGGCCCACGGGTGACCGGTGCCGAGAGGCCCTGGCCGCGGACGACCGCTGGATCTCCCCGGAGCACTGGACGGTCGAGGTGATGTCCGTGATCCGGGGCAATCTGCTGGGCGGCAAGATCACCCGGGAGCACGCCGTCGACGCGGTGTCCGCCCTCTCCCAGCTGAGCCCCGTGGTCCCGCTGACCCGGGTGCTGCTCCAGCGCGTCTGGGAATTCCACGGCAACCTCACGATGTACGACGCCACCTACGTGGCCGCGGCCGAGGCCTACGACTGCGCACTGCTCACGGCGGACGGCCGCCTGGCCCGCGCCCCGGGCCTTCGCTGCCCGGTCAGGGTCATCGACTGA
- the metG gene encoding methionine--tRNA ligase, giving the protein MARHLITSALPYINGIKHLGNMVGSMLPADVYARYLRQRGHEVLYICATDEHGTPAELAAKEAGLPVDEFCAGQHDAQKAVYDGFGLEFDYFGRSSSEQNIEITQHFARRLKENGFIEERAIRQVFSLADDRFLPDRYIVGTCPHCGYDKARGDQCENCTRVLDPTDLIEPRSAISGSADLEIRETKHLFLLQSKLAGEVEAWIDACGDAWPTLASSIARKWLTEGLHDRSITRDLDWGVPVPADTWPELAAEGKVFYVWFDAPIEYIGATKEWADRAGEGEVRDWKSWWYEPAGADDVRYTEFMAKDNVPFHTVMFPATQLGTREPWKKVDYVKAFNWLTYYGGKFSTSQRRGVFTDAALELLPADYWRYFLMANAPESDDTSFSWELFSSVVNKDLADTLGNFVNRVLSFSRKRFGDTVPAGAEAGEAERKLGGEIAGLLAEYERHMEELQFRKAAQALRALWSAGNSYLEEKAPWLEIKTDQDAAALTLRTAMNLIHLYAVVSEPFIPASARAMRAAFDLKDDTAAWVTAEEAAALAAVPAGTAFTVPPVLFAKITEDDLAAYRERFGGEE; this is encoded by the coding sequence ATGGCTCGACACCTCATCACCAGCGCCCTTCCGTACATCAACGGGATCAAGCACCTGGGCAACATGGTGGGGTCCATGCTCCCGGCCGATGTGTACGCCCGCTATCTGCGGCAGCGCGGTCACGAGGTGCTGTACATCTGCGCGACCGACGAGCACGGCACCCCGGCGGAACTGGCCGCCAAGGAGGCCGGGCTGCCGGTGGACGAGTTCTGCGCCGGGCAGCACGACGCGCAGAAGGCCGTCTACGACGGCTTCGGCCTGGAGTTCGACTACTTCGGCCGCAGCTCCTCCGAGCAGAACATCGAGATCACCCAGCACTTCGCGCGCCGCCTCAAGGAGAACGGCTTCATCGAGGAGCGCGCGATCCGCCAGGTGTTCTCCCTCGCCGACGACCGCTTCCTGCCGGACCGCTACATCGTCGGCACCTGCCCGCACTGCGGCTACGACAAGGCCCGCGGCGACCAGTGCGAGAACTGCACGCGCGTGCTCGACCCCACCGATCTGATCGAGCCCCGCTCCGCGATCAGCGGCAGCGCCGATCTGGAGATCCGCGAGACCAAGCACCTCTTCCTGCTCCAGTCGAAGCTGGCCGGCGAGGTCGAGGCGTGGATCGACGCCTGCGGCGACGCATGGCCGACGCTCGCCTCCTCCATCGCCCGCAAGTGGCTGACCGAGGGCCTCCACGACCGCTCGATCACCCGCGACCTGGACTGGGGCGTCCCGGTCCCGGCCGACACCTGGCCCGAGCTGGCCGCCGAGGGCAAGGTCTTCTACGTCTGGTTCGACGCCCCGATCGAGTACATCGGCGCCACCAAGGAGTGGGCGGACCGCGCGGGCGAGGGCGAGGTCCGGGACTGGAAGTCCTGGTGGTACGAGCCCGCGGGCGCGGACGACGTCCGCTACACCGAGTTCATGGCCAAGGACAACGTCCCGTTCCACACGGTGATGTTCCCGGCCACCCAGCTCGGCACCCGCGAGCCCTGGAAGAAGGTCGACTACGTCAAGGCCTTCAACTGGCTCACCTACTACGGCGGGAAGTTCTCCACCTCCCAGCGGCGCGGTGTCTTCACCGACGCGGCCCTGGAGCTGCTGCCGGCCGACTACTGGCGCTACTTCCTGATGGCGAACGCCCCCGAGTCGGACGACACCTCCTTCTCCTGGGAGCTGTTCTCCTCGGTCGTCAACAAGGACCTCGCCGACACCCTCGGCAACTTCGTCAACCGGGTGCTTTCCTTCTCCCGCAAGCGCTTCGGCGACACCGTCCCGGCGGGCGCGGAGGCCGGCGAGGCCGAGCGGAAGCTGGGCGGGGAGATCGCGGGCCTGCTCGCCGAGTACGAGCGGCACATGGAGGAGCTGCAGTTCCGCAAGGCGGCGCAGGCGCTGCGCGCCCTGTGGAGCGCGGGCAACTCCTACCTGGAGGAGAAGGCCCCCTGGCTGGAGATCAAGACCGACCAGGACGCGGCGGCGCTCACCCTCCGTACGGCCATGAACCTCATCCACCTCTACGCGGTGGTCTCCGAGCCGTTCATCCCGGCCTCGGCCCGGGCCATGCGCGCCGCGTTCGACCTGAAGGACGACACCGCCGCCTGGGTCACCGCCGAGGAGGCCGCGGCCCTGGCCGCCGTCCCGGCCGGCACGGCCTTCACCGTCCCGCCGGTCCTCTTCGCCAAGATCACCGAGGACGACCTGGCCGCCTACCGCGAGCGCTTCGGCGGCGAGGAGTAA
- a CDS encoding TetR/AcrR family transcriptional regulator: MTDLEAVPKEAGPRRKAEIFGATLDLLAERGYDELTIEQAAEHAGVNKTTIYRWWGSKPELLRDALLDSGVLRVTVPDTGSLHGDLAALADAVRGLLREERTRALVEAALVGAVRHPALRELVVSLLDDGFTRRQPILERAAARGELPPGFDPGPLADALAGALWVQLLLRRRPPGEEFVRALLALLLDGCRARR; encoded by the coding sequence ATGACGGACCTGGAAGCGGTGCCGAAGGAGGCCGGGCCCCGGCGGAAGGCCGAGATCTTCGGCGCCACCCTCGATCTGCTGGCCGAGCGCGGATACGACGAACTCACCATCGAACAGGCGGCCGAGCACGCCGGGGTCAACAAGACCACCATCTACCGCTGGTGGGGCTCCAAGCCGGAGTTACTCCGCGACGCCCTGCTGGACTCCGGCGTCCTCCGCGTCACGGTTCCCGACACCGGAAGCCTCCACGGCGATCTGGCCGCGCTCGCCGACGCCGTGCGCGGTCTGCTCCGCGAGGAACGCACCCGCGCGCTCGTCGAGGCGGCGCTCGTGGGGGCCGTGCGCCACCCCGCGCTGCGCGAGCTGGTGGTCTCCCTGCTGGACGACGGCTTCACACGGCGGCAGCCGATCCTGGAACGGGCCGCGGCCCGGGGCGAGCTGCCTCCCGGCTTCGATCCGGGGCCCCTGGCCGACGCCCTGGCCGGAGCGCTGTGGGTGCAGCTCCTGCTGCGGCGGCGGCCGCCGGGCGAAGAGTTCGTCCGGGCCCTCCTCGCCCTGCTGCTGGACGGCTGCCGGGCCCGCCGCTGA
- a CDS encoding PhoX family protein — translation MRRLLPLISSHPGGRSAMTCRYRCGNACFHEVPNTSDNAYAGDIIAGALSRRSMLRAGAVVTVASAAGASLLGRAPGAEAAPLDASSAAAGRGSGHHHHSRRAARGLRFTPVPPNTADAVTVPPGYRQQVVIRWGEPILRGAPAFDPDRQTARAQAGQFGYNNDYLTLLDLPGERCRQVMVANHEYTNEELMFAGYDPENPTREQVEIAWAAHGLSVVVVEEERRSGALSPVTRHRLNRRITATTPFRITGPAAGSRLLRTSADPKGTTVLGTLNNCAGGTTPWGTVLSGEENFNQYFGNADAVTDPETTARLKRYGITDAVSERKWERFDRRFDLGREPNEANRFGWVVELDPYDPDSAPRKRTALGRFKHEAAQPRLTRDGRPVVYMGDDERFDYFYKFVSNKRMMRGHGRAAREHNLTLLDEGALYVAKLTGDSPPSEIDGSGKPLRDGEFDGSGEWIKLAEGDTSYVPGMTAEEVYVFTRLAADKMGATKMDRPEDVEASPRTGRVYVALTNNKERGLAGKAPADEANPRNENKHGQVLELTERRNDPTAERFAWRLFLVCGDPEDPATYYAGFPKDEVSPISCPDNITFDPYGNLWLSTDGNALGSHDGLFGVADRGRNEGQVRQFLTVPAGAETCGPVVQEKRVLVCVQHPGEVDGATVENPASAWPDGPGKLVRPSVVCVWRADGGAIGV, via the coding sequence GTGCGGAGACTGCTGCCTCTGATCAGTTCGCATCCGGGCGGGAGGTCTGCCATGACCTGCCGCTACCGGTGCGGGAACGCCTGCTTCCACGAGGTGCCCAACACCAGTGACAACGCCTACGCGGGCGACATCATCGCCGGTGCCCTGTCGCGCCGCTCCATGCTGCGGGCGGGCGCCGTGGTGACCGTCGCCTCGGCGGCCGGAGCATCGCTCCTGGGGCGGGCGCCCGGCGCCGAGGCCGCCCCCCTGGACGCCTCCTCCGCCGCCGCGGGGCGGGGATCCGGCCATCACCACCACAGCCGGCGCGCCGCGCGGGGGCTCCGGTTCACGCCGGTCCCGCCGAACACCGCCGACGCCGTCACCGTCCCCCCGGGGTACCGGCAGCAGGTCGTCATCCGCTGGGGAGAACCGATCCTGCGCGGGGCGCCGGCCTTCGACCCGGACCGGCAGACCGCCCGGGCCCAGGCCGGTCAGTTCGGCTACAACAACGACTATCTGACGCTGCTGGACCTGCCCGGCGAGCGGTGCCGCCAGGTCATGGTGGCCAACCACGAGTACACCAACGAAGAACTGATGTTCGCCGGCTACGACCCGGAGAACCCGACGCGCGAGCAGGTCGAGATCGCCTGGGCCGCGCACGGCCTGTCGGTCGTCGTGGTGGAGGAGGAGCGCCGCAGCGGCGCGCTCAGCCCCGTCACCCGCCACCGCCTCAACCGCCGGATCACCGCCACCACGCCGTTCCGGATCACCGGCCCGGCCGCGGGCAGCCGCCTGCTGCGCACCTCCGCCGACCCGAAGGGCACCACGGTCCTCGGCACGCTCAACAACTGCGCGGGCGGCACCACCCCGTGGGGCACCGTCCTGTCCGGCGAGGAGAACTTCAACCAGTACTTCGGCAACGCCGATGCCGTCACCGACCCGGAGACCACCGCGCGCCTGAAGCGCTACGGCATCACCGACGCGGTCAGCGAGCGCAAGTGGGAGCGGTTCGACCGGCGCTTCGACCTGGGCCGGGAGCCCAACGAGGCCAACCGTTTCGGCTGGGTCGTCGAGCTCGATCCGTACGACCCGGACTCCGCGCCCCGCAAGCGGACCGCCCTCGGCCGCTTCAAGCACGAGGCCGCCCAGCCCCGGCTGACCCGGGACGGCCGCCCCGTCGTCTACATGGGCGACGACGAGCGGTTCGACTACTTCTACAAGTTCGTCTCGAACAAGCGGATGATGCGCGGCCACGGCCGGGCCGCCCGCGAGCACAACCTCACCCTGCTCGACGAGGGCGCGCTCTACGTCGCCAAGCTCACCGGCGACAGCCCCCCGAGCGAGATCGACGGCAGCGGCAAGCCGCTCCGGGACGGCGAGTTCGACGGCTCCGGTGAGTGGATCAAGCTGGCCGAGGGCGACACCTCGTATGTGCCGGGCATGACCGCCGAGGAGGTGTACGTCTTCACGCGCCTCGCGGCCGACAAGATGGGCGCCACCAAGATGGACCGCCCCGAGGACGTCGAGGCCAGCCCGCGCACCGGCCGCGTCTACGTCGCGCTGACGAACAACAAGGAGCGCGGCCTGGCGGGCAAGGCGCCCGCCGACGAGGCCAACCCGCGCAACGAGAACAAGCACGGCCAGGTGCTGGAACTCACCGAGCGCCGGAACGACCCGACGGCGGAGCGTTTCGCCTGGCGGCTCTTCCTGGTCTGCGGCGACCCCGAGGACCCGGCCACCTACTACGCGGGCTTCCCCAAGGACGAGGTCAGCCCGATCTCCTGCCCGGACAACATCACCTTCGACCCGTACGGCAATCTGTGGCTCTCCACGGACGGCAACGCGCTCGGCAGCCACGACGGTCTCTTCGGCGTGGCCGACCGCGGCCGGAACGAGGGCCAGGTGCGGCAGTTCCTGACGGTGCCGGCCGGGGCGGAGACCTGCGGGCCGGTCGTGCAGGAGAAGCGGGTGCTGGTCTGTGTGCAGCACCCGGGCGAGGTGGACGGCGCGACGGTCGAGAACCCCGCCTCGGCGTGGCCGGACGGGCCCGGGAAGCTGGTCCGCCCGTCGGTGGTCTGCGTCTGGCGCGCGGACGGCGGCGCGATCGGCGTCTGA
- a CDS encoding flotillin family protein codes for MSPVLVAVVGVAVLLVLLAVIVISRYKVAGPNEAFIITGRRGKKSVDAVTSRVSYDTSGQKVVVGGGVFVVPFVQHRHVMDLSSRHIPVAVRGAVTLRGVKVDLDGVAIVKVGGDEDAIRAAAQRFLQQQDGVVGFTQEVLSGALRSIVGRMSVEDVIRDRAAFAGQVAEEAEASLSGQGLVLDTFQIQDISAEGSYLQDLGRPEAARARQEADTAEADARRIAEQARLRAEEEIAVAQRVLALRQAEIKAETDAAAARAAAAGPLAEAARQQDVLSEQEKVATRQAALKDRQLDTEIRKPADAARYQAEQEAEAHRVARVKQAEAQAEESRLTGEGEKQRRAALADAVRLEGEAEAAAVAAHGTAEAEAMHKKADAFERYGDAAVLQMLVEVLPQVVAKAAEPMAAIDKLTVISTDGAGKLPRAVADNVAQGMELLGSTTGIDLASMLSRLAGGAAGGPGTDAGTGTAAAEGGSAGAAGGNGKPGAERIEVTG; via the coding sequence ATGAGCCCAGTGCTCGTCGCCGTGGTCGGAGTCGCCGTACTCCTTGTTCTTCTGGCCGTCATCGTCATCTCGCGCTACAAGGTGGCCGGGCCGAACGAGGCGTTCATCATCACCGGACGCCGGGGCAAGAAGTCCGTCGACGCGGTGACCAGCCGCGTCAGTTACGACACCAGCGGCCAGAAGGTCGTCGTCGGCGGCGGCGTCTTCGTGGTGCCGTTCGTCCAGCATCGCCATGTGATGGACCTGTCCAGCCGGCACATCCCGGTCGCCGTGCGCGGCGCGGTGACGCTGCGCGGCGTCAAGGTCGACCTGGACGGGGTCGCCATCGTCAAGGTCGGCGGCGACGAGGACGCGATCCGTGCCGCCGCCCAGCGGTTCCTCCAGCAGCAGGACGGGGTGGTCGGCTTCACCCAGGAGGTGCTGTCCGGCGCCCTGCGCTCGATCGTCGGCCGGATGTCCGTGGAGGACGTCATCCGGGACCGGGCGGCGTTCGCCGGGCAGGTCGCGGAGGAGGCCGAGGCCAGCCTCTCCGGCCAGGGGCTCGTCCTCGACACCTTCCAGATCCAGGACATCTCCGCCGAGGGCAGCTATCTGCAGGACCTCGGCCGGCCCGAGGCCGCCCGCGCCCGGCAGGAGGCCGACACGGCCGAGGCCGACGCCCGCCGCATAGCCGAGCAGGCGCGGCTGCGGGCCGAGGAGGAGATCGCGGTCGCGCAGCGGGTGCTGGCGCTCCGGCAGGCGGAGATCAAGGCGGAGACGGACGCGGCGGCCGCCCGCGCCGCGGCGGCGGGGCCGCTGGCCGAGGCCGCGCGGCAGCAGGATGTGCTGTCGGAGCAGGAGAAGGTCGCCACACGGCAGGCCGCGCTGAAGGACCGGCAGCTCGACACGGAGATCCGCAAGCCGGCCGACGCCGCCCGGTACCAGGCCGAGCAGGAGGCGGAGGCGCACCGGGTGGCGCGGGTGAAGCAGGCCGAGGCGCAGGCCGAGGAGTCGCGGCTCACCGGTGAGGGCGAGAAGCAGCGGCGTGCGGCGCTGGCCGACGCGGTACGGCTGGAGGGCGAGGCGGAGGCCGCGGCGGTCGCCGCGCACGGCACCGCCGAGGCCGAGGCGATGCACAAGAAGGCCGACGCCTTCGAGCGGTACGGCGACGCGGCCGTGCTGCAGATGCTCGTCGAGGTGCTGCCGCAGGTCGTCGCGAAGGCGGCGGAGCCGATGGCGGCGATCGACAAGCTGACGGTGATCTCCACGGACGGTGCCGGGAAGCTGCCGCGCGCGGTGGCGGACAACGTCGCGCAGGGCATGGAACTGCTCGGCTCCACGACCGGGATCGACCTCGCGTCGATGCTCTCCCGGCTGGCGGGTGGCGCGGCCGGAGGCCCGGGGACGGATGCCGGGACCGGGACGGCCGCGGCGGAAGGCGGGTCCGCCGGGGCGGCCGGCGGGAACGGCAAGCCGGGCGCGGAGCGGATCGAGGTCACCGGCTGA